DNA from Nitrospira sp.:
TCCAGTTCCTTCGCCACATCCTCCGTCAAGGAGGAGGGTTGAGCGGAGGCAACCAGCCTTTTTGGGGGTGTTTCCTTGGTTTCCGTGAGGACCGGTACATCGGGCAGCTTGATCCCCGGTGATTTCCTTGGCTTGTCCTCCGGGCTGATGTCGCCGCGCTGCGGGGCATCCGGAGGCAACTCGATATCTTTCATGATATCGCGCATGAGATCATTCGACGATTTTGCCGGAGCGACCGGAGGAGGAACGGCTGCGGCCGTCACAGGAGGAAGAGACACAGGTGCCACTTTCACGGGAGGAGCAGATTTGGGCTGATCAATAGGTTTGGGTGGCTCAACAGGTTTAGGGTGCTCAATGGGCTTAGGCCGTTCGATGGCTTTAGATTGCTCGATAGGCTTGGCCTGCCGGACCGGCTTGGGTGGTTCAACCTCTTTGTCAATCGGTTGACTTTTCGCCGGTTCAACAGCCTTCTCGGGAAGAGTCGGCAGACTTGCGAGTGAAATCTCAATGGACACCAGGGGCCGTTCGCCATGTCGTGGCAGGCGAACCCAGCCCACCATCGCCAGCATGCCGACATGCAGTACCAGAGAGACGACGACGGCAAAGCCCAAGCGACGAGTCAGTGTCGCCTGCCATTCATCATCCGAGACCATGCCGGCCGTTGCCCAAGCCTGCACTGTGGACCTTATCCTACTGGTTGTGTTGGGATGGCGTACCCTCACTGACACGTTCGGGTCCGGTGGGATCAGTTACCATGCCGAGTTTTTCGATGCCCGCCTTTTTGACTCCATCCATCACCTGAACCACAATTCCATACGGCACATCGCGGTCTGCGCGTAAATACAATGAGACATCGGCATGCTCTTCCTTCATCACGCGCAGCTTCCGCTCCAGCTGAGCCACGCTCACCTGATCTTTGTCGAGATACAGACGTTGATCCTTCTCGATCGTCAGCACCGCTCGGATCTCCGGCTTGATCGTGTTCGACGCTGAAGCCGGCAACTTGATGTCCATGCCTCGATAGAGCATCGGTGCCGTGACCATAAAGATCACCAGTAGCACCAGCACAACGTCCACGAGCGGAATCACGTTGATCTCCGCTAAAAATCGACGCTGCCTCGTCTCCAAGATCATCCTTTCACTCCAACGGGAACCGGAGCGATAGGTCTCGTTTGGGCTGGAATCAAAGCGAGCAACTCCACCACGACCGAATCCATGTGCATGGCCGCGCGTCTGATACGTACGAGAAAATAATTATAGGCAACGACGGCAGGAATCGCGGCAAACAATCCGGCTGCGGTCGCGATCAAGGCTTCGGAGACGCCGGGAGCCACAGCCGCAATGCTGGCTGTGCCTTGTGTGCCGATTTCCCGGAATGAGTCGATGATACCCATCACCGTTCCCAAGAGGCCCACGAACGGACAGATATTTCCGGTCGTCGCAAGAAATGGGAGAAACGATTCCAACTTGGTGATTTGACCTTGAGCAAGATGGGCCGCCGTCCGCTCCATCACATGTCGATCGTACGCGACAGAACCGTTTTCATTCACCTCGGTGGGAATGTAGCCGATCCGTTGAATCACGGCATGAAAAATCTTCGCGCAGGGACTCCCAACTGTCTGTTGCGCATGCCGAGTGACTTCCTCCACATCTCTGGCCCGCAGCAACACGGTCATAAAATGGCGATCTTTTGCATCAGCGGTGCGAAATACGGCCAATTTGTAGAAGATGATGGCCCATGACGTGATCGAGAAGCAGATCAGGAGCAAGAGAACCACCTTGGACACGATCCCGAGCGACAGAACGACTCCTAGTGGGCCGGTTTGAAACATACGAGTCTTTACTCTCTCTCCTCAGCGCTCATAATTTCCTGGCAAAGTGGAGTGTACCAAACTCTGAAGATAATGGCGGGGCCGACGGGATTTGAACCCGCGACCTCCAGATTGACAATCTGGCGTCCTAACCAGGCTGAACGACGGCCCCGCAAAGTCTATCGCTAGCAGAACAGCAGCACAACAAGACGAAATCGTTGGTCGCCGATCACTTCCCGCATGTAGGAACAGGCTCTCCGCCCGGCAAGCTCACTACCTGTCTCTGCGTACCAAATATCTCCGAGTGGTAGGCGGAACAGGGATTGAACCTGTGACCTCTGCCTTGTAAGGGCAGCGCTCTCCCAACTGAGCTATCCGCCCGATTTTCTTAGCAACCTCCGCGGAGCCTATCAAGTCCGTGCTTTCTTGTCAACGTGTTTGCGCACTGTTGGCCCAGTTTCGCAATATCTCTATCTCTGCTCCTAACTATGACCCCTTCATCGATTTTTCTCCGCGTATCCGACCTCGACCGGGCTGCCGTGGGAAATATCGGCGATGGATGTGTTTCAATCGGCTGCCTTCCACATGCGTATAGATTTGAGTCGTCGCGATATCTGCATGCCCTAACATGGATTGAACGACTCGCAGATCGGCCCCGCCTTCCAGCAGATGCGTGGCAAAGGAATGCCGCAGCATGTGCGGCGAGATGGGCTTGG
Protein-coding regions in this window:
- a CDS encoding TonB family protein codes for the protein MQAWATAGMVSDDEWQATLTRRLGFAVVVSLVLHVGMLAMVGWVRLPRHGERPLVSIEISLASLPTLPEKAVEPAKSQPIDKEVEPPKPVRQAKPIEQSKAIERPKPIEHPKPVEPPKPIDQPKSAPPVKVAPVSLPPVTAAAVPPPVAPAKSSNDLMRDIMKDIELPPDAPQRGDISPEDKPRKSPGIKLPDVPVLTETKETPPKRLVASAQPSSLTEDVAKELDEELKKIKKLEVPKAAPPVEAPSKPVPQVEAKVQNLKAVDTTLKVPGMTQGSSAYLALVRQRISNSWNAPPLDLTSQAYVVVVQFRLHKNGSVTGVAIEQSSGNEYYDLAGKRAVLSANPLPKFPSDIVDSYFDAHFTFTVGEPQG
- a CDS encoding biopolymer transporter ExbD; protein product: MILETRQRRFLAEINVIPLVDVVLVLLVIFMVTAPMLYRGMDIKLPASASNTIKPEIRAVLTIEKDQRLYLDKDQVSVAQLERKLRVMKEEHADVSLYLRADRDVPYGIVVQVMDGVKKAGIEKLGMVTDPTGPERVSEGTPSQHNQ
- a CDS encoding MotA/TolQ/ExbB proton channel family protein, with the translated sequence MFQTGPLGVVLSLGIVSKVVLLLLICFSITSWAIIFYKLAVFRTADAKDRHFMTVLLRARDVEEVTRHAQQTVGSPCAKIFHAVIQRIGYIPTEVNENGSVAYDRHVMERTAAHLAQGQITKLESFLPFLATTGNICPFVGLLGTVMGIIDSFREIGTQGTASIAAVAPGVSEALIATAAGLFAAIPAVVAYNYFLVRIRRAAMHMDSVVVELLALIPAQTRPIAPVPVGVKG